Part of the Henckelia pumila isolate YLH828 chromosome 2, ASM3356847v2, whole genome shotgun sequence genome is shown below.
GGAATTTTCCTGGGTTTTGATTGATTTAATCTTTTTATAACAGCGAAAAATAAATGATGGGTTTGGGTCGTGGGGGTAATGGAACCGGAGGAAACTCGTCATCTTCAACCTCAAATTTATCAGCTTCAGCCCCACCGTTCACTGTTGATAGATCAAACCCAAACCATAATTCAAATCCTCTTGTGCATTATCCTGAATCGTCTTATGGCACTGAACCCTTTAGCCACACTTGGAAGTATACAAACTCAATATCCCATAAACCTGAACTGGATACACTTTCTACCAGAACCACTAGCTTTCCTTTATCTGATGCTATGTCTATGAGTCCGTCTCCTATCCATTGGACGACTTTTAGTCGTGATGCCAAAACCTTGGGGAATACTGTTGCTTATGGTGGTGAAGTGAAGTCTTACTATCCACCTTCTGTGCCTCCTATGGTTGACGAAAGTAGCCCATTGGTTGAGGACAGAACAGCTTATGCTCATAGTGTGATTGACCAGGATTACAGGCCTGAGTGGATGCAGAGGTTGGAATTTAATCAATTTACCAGTGGACAGCAGTCTAAAAGAGTTGATGATGGATATTTCTCTTCTGGGAGGGAAAAAATTGGGGACATGTCAGCTCAGATTGATTATACTCATTGCGCAATTGATCGGGATTATATGCCTCAGCAGATGGATAGTTTGGATATCAATGGAATTCAATATAAAAGAGTTGAACTTGATGGAAGCTGCTCTTCACGCGTGGAAAATGTTGGGGACACGTCTTCTCAATTCAGTTATACTCACAATGCATATGATTGGGACAGACCTCAGCAGATGGATAGTTTGAGTATCAATGGAAAACTGTATAAAAGAGCTGAGCTTGATGGGAATTTCCTTTCCGAGAGGGCAGAAATTGGTGGCTCCCACATTAAAACAAATCCTGCTAATGAAGGTGTACTCATCCAACTTTTCTTTGAATGTTATCTCTGGCTTGGGCAGAGCCTTAGGTTGGAGGGTCGGAGGGTCCAGCCGACCATCTTGACTCTGGAATTTGAATCTTTAcgtaaataaaatgaaaatttagTGGAATAGATTATAGCTTAGATGATACTTTTTCGATTCAGTTTGGGttcaaattcataaaatagaggAATGTTTTTAATGAGGAGTTTAATCAATCTGAACGTCACACGATATTATTATGGCATTTCTGGTGACATGCTTAGCGGTGGCACAGCGAAAGTCTGATTCATGATATGCTTCTGGTctgggaatttttttttaaattatatccTGTTTTACTTTGATCTCAGTTTCAAGGTTAGCTAGATATGATAAAACTCATGCAGAAATACAAGCTGAGCCCCACCCAGTCTACTTCCTCTGGGAGCACGCGCATAGAGTGTGTATGTGTATCTGACATGAATTATCTGTGTCAATGGGCAGGATGTGGAACTGAATTTGGAGACAAATCTGGAGAAATATGTGGAAGATCTAATTGGGTTACTGACAGGGCAGTTGGAATTCAAACTGTGGAGTGTGTGAACAATAAGTTATGTTTCGAGCAAAATCCAAGCTTCGCAGTTTCCGTATCGACTTATCCAGAATCTCACCCTCTAAGTCGATCGCATGAGATGCACAAGAATTTCCATAACTATAAAAACTCATGCAGTCGACATGATAAACGTGTTCGACCTGATGATTCTGCTTTCACTAGTTCTATATCAGCAAGAAGATCTTCACCTGTGGTTATTATGCCACCACCGGCTATCCCTGATATTTTGGGACAACGTGTTGATTCTCGTAAACCTGCAGATAATGGCAATATTGCTGGTGTCTGCAATGTGCATTTTGATCTCTCCAATCCATCAGGCAATAAAGATCCTGGCCCAAAACCAAGCTCTGAAATCAAAGAATGTTCCCTTGACCCAAAATTTTCAAACCAATGCAATGACAAAGGTTTTCTTTCGTCATCTGCACCAAATGAATTTTCAACTTCACTGCAAATCAATGATACGTTTGAGGGAAATATTGAAGAGAGATTCGGCTCTCACATATTAGATCCGAATTTCTCCCTTGGGTTGGCTATTGCTGACAATAGTGCTCAAGTAGTTAACTCAGTTGAGAACTCGTCGGACTTTATAGATCACTACAACCTGGTCGTGGATTCTCCTTGCTGGAAAGGGGCGCCATCCTCTCAATTTTCAGCATTTGATGTTGAAGCTGGCAGCTCTCATAATTTTATAGGgaaattgaatgaaaatttTGGCTCTGATGAACATAAAGATTTCCGTTTCCGTTCGGTAGATGATCCAACCAGAGCTTTTCCTGCTAAGGCTGGTCAAAACAACGAgaatgttgaaaatatatttgtaAAAAACAGCGTAGTACTTCCATTAGGGAGTATCCTGGATGCTAATTACCAAAGTAAAGAACAGATTTTATCAGATGATGCAAATGCTGAAGATTTTATGGTTTCAACTTTAAGAAGCAGCAATGGAGTTCAGACAGGGGATGCCCTTGAGATACCGCGGCTAAACTTTGACTTCCCTGAAAACTTGAATTGTGGTTCTCAGGCAGAAAATCCCGACCTGAAGCATGTCAGTGGTAAAGATGAAGATGGGATGAATCTCAATGATGCCTCTGAAGCTGAAAGTAGTGGTGTTGTTGCATTTCATGTGGCTGAGAAGGTCCTAGCTTCACCTTCTTCTCAAGAAGATGTCGTTGAGTATGTTGAAGTGCAACCAGATTCGAAAATCAGAACAATGATTAAAACAATGCACTATCTCTCAGAGATGCTTCTGTCTCATCTGTCATACGATTCATGTGCTTTGGAAGAAGAAGACATATTGGCTCTGAATCACACAGTCAGCAATCTTGATACTTGTATGAGTAGTAAAATTGCTCGGCCAAGAAATAAGCGAGAACCTTCCGATCCTCAGGGATACATATCCAAGAATGTTGGAGAGTACCATGATATGGTATGCCGTTATTTGGACACACATGACCAAGCATAAGGGGCGTGTTAGTCCTTTATTTTGGTAAATTTACAGTTGTTTCTTAAATATAAATttgcatgttttttttcttCAGAGTACTGTTGATTATAAAAAAGGGCATGCAAAGGACGACGAGAGATTGGAGAAATCACCTGTTTTTTCTTTCTTGAGGGATGATACAGACCTACCAAGAGATGATGGTATGACCAAGGTACGCTCTTTCATTGTATATTCAGGTCTGAACGAGGCAAGCATTGCTGTGAATTGTGGGTAGTATCATGTCTAAATTACATGTATTTGTCACTATCATCATCATCTATTGTTGTATAATAGTCCATAAAGAAGGTACTCGAGGAGAATTTCCTCAGTAATGAAGAAATGGATTCTCAAGCAATTCTCTTTAAGAGCTTGTGGCTCGAGGCCGAAGCTACACTCTGTTCCATCAGCTATAAAGCTCGCTTTGACCGATTGAAGCTTGAGTTGGGACAAGCAAAACCCAAATCATCAAAAGGTTAGATCTTAGAGAAATCATCAAATCTTGTTCTGCTTTCAACTGACACGGAACTTTTGAACACGCAGATGTCGCAGCAACGATGCAAAAGGTTCACATTTCACCTGCTCCGAGCACATCTTCCAAGCTAACCCTTGAGTCTCAAGATAGCATGTTTCCAAAGCTAACCACACAGGGTCCGAAGGCATCGGTTTCTATCACAGTTcaagatgataaaaatgaccccgTTATGTCTAGATTCGATATCTTGAAATCTCGAGAGGACAACTTGAAATCATTAGATATGAAAAATGAGCAGCAATCCAAGACAATAGTTGGCGAGAACCACGGTTTGTCTATAGCTTAGTAAAGGATATGAACCGGATCATTCATGCTCTTAACACCCATATCATAAGGCATTCTGATCAAAGTAGATGTGGGTATTTTGATAATCTCTCATTCAGCTAGGAAGAATTGGAAGAGGGCTTTCGACGGGTTTCCGGAAAATAGTAAAATCATGGCATGAACCTCTACTTTTGCCAATCATGGTGATGACATTACAAATATATTTGTCGTCCCCTGTATATTTTTGTATAATAAATGGATGTTTTGCTGAAACCTATTTAAAGTACCTGGACTTCATTtttggaaaaaagaaaaaaaaagattgaTATGTAATAAAAATTAACATGTCAAAAACTCATTGAGAGTATTTTTCAAAGCTGCCGAATGTCAAGAAAAAAATGCTTGTATGatctaaaaaaaatttcgaaCACAACACGGCTATCATTTCATCACGCGACACTCGCCGGATCGTTTAGTCCTCAGTTAACATCCAAACACTGCTTAATATTATAAGGGGGccaagaaaacaaaaaatagCTACAAAATCATCCAAAAACCTGCAAGTTGAAGGCTCGACTACCATCTTTAATTGCCCGAGGCATCTTGGAATGTCCCGTCAATAGAAAGACCAGATGGCGAACGAGTTGCAGAAGGTAAAAGAGTACAAAAATAACTTCTTGATATCACAAGAAGCCTTTGAATACCAAGACAAAACTCACTCGATAACAATTTATAACATTGTCACATAAGAAAATTATCCAGCCCTACCCTTATTTCATTTAAACAAATTCACCTGTCTTCTGTCCCAGAAGGTCTTGATACCATTTCAATGATGGAGCCCAAATTTTTTCACATGGAGATAGTCACGAGGATGCATTTGAGGGAAGGAGGACTCGACCACCCCTCTGATTCCTATCCCTGctactacaacattcattcaTCCATGTCACCATCTTCGTATTCTGCATCACTTATATCAAGATCGGCCAGCAGTTCGTCAATTGGAATGGAAGGAACATCTTCACCATCAGTGACAGAAGCCATTTCCGATGGCTGGTAATCCTTATTCCGGTATAAGGAAATATTAAATCTCAACTCAGGATTCTCCTCCAGATCTCTCAAAAATTGTTCATACTCGGAGTTAATCTTTTCTTCGTTATCTCTACCTTTAGAAGTGACATCAACCTCCATGTTGAGAGACTTGAGTTTCCATGATCGCGGCTTACCTTTCTTCTTCTGACGTTTCTCTTCATAGCTCTTTTTGATCAATATTACATCAGGAAGTACGAGGCCCTTGTACTTGTCTAGTTCAATATCATTACTGTTGGCACCAAATAAATCATAACCGAGAGCGTAGTCCCCGGGATTTAGAAGATGGCCCAGGTGTGTTCTCACATTGAAAATAGTGTCATTCTTTCCAAAATCAGATACTCGGGCAACTTGAGCTTCAGCTAGAACATACCTTGAGCCACCAATGTTGACCTCAGAAGAAACcacctccatatctaacactaTATATTCCACGAGCTGCTTACAGGAGAGTAAGGACTTGAACGATGATCTCCAGTACTGATCAGCATCCATGAAGCTGCTTCTCAGAGTGAACGGGTCTAATAATGCGATGCTGTTGCT
Proteins encoded:
- the LOC140877104 gene encoding uncharacterized protein — protein: MMGLGRGGNGTGGNSSSSTSNLSASAPPFTVDRSNPNHNSNPLVHYPESSYGTEPFSHTWKYTNSISHKPELDTLSTRTTSFPLSDAMSMSPSPIHWTTFSRDAKTLGNTVAYGGEVKSYYPPSVPPMVDESSPLVEDRTAYAHSVIDQDYRPEWMQRLEFNQFTSGQQSKRVDDGYFSSGREKIGDMSAQIDYTHCAIDRDYMPQQMDSLDINGIQYKRVELDGSCSSRVENVGDTSSQFSYTHNAYDWDRPQQMDSLSINGKLYKRAELDGNFLSERAEIGGSHIKTNPANEGCGTEFGDKSGEICGRSNWVTDRAVGIQTVECVNNKLCFEQNPSFAVSVSTYPESHPLSRSHEMHKNFHNYKNSCSRHDKRVRPDDSAFTSSISARRSSPVVIMPPPAIPDILGQRVDSRKPADNGNIAGVCNVHFDLSNPSGNKDPGPKPSSEIKECSLDPKFSNQCNDKGFLSSSAPNEFSTSLQINDTFEGNIEERFGSHILDPNFSLGLAIADNSAQVVNSVENSSDFIDHYNLVVDSPCWKGAPSSQFSAFDVEAGSSHNFIGKLNENFGSDEHKDFRFRSVDDPTRAFPAKAGQNNENVENIFVKNSVVLPLGSILDANYQSKEQILSDDANAEDFMVSTLRSSNGVQTGDALEIPRLNFDFPENLNCGSQAENPDLKHVSGKDEDGMNLNDASEAESSGVVAFHVAEKVLASPSSQEDVVEYVEVQPDSKIRTMIKTMHYLSEMLLSHLSYDSCALEEEDILALNHTVSNLDTCMSSKIARPRNKREPSDPQGYISKNVGEYHDMSTVDYKKGHAKDDERLEKSPVFSFLRDDTDLPRDDGMTKSIKKVLEENFLSNEEMDSQAILFKSLWLEAEATLCSISYKARFDRLKLELGQAKPKSSKDVAATMQKVHISPAPSTSSKLTLESQDSMFPKLTTQGPKASVSITVQDDKNDPVMSRFDILKSREDNLKSLDMKNEQQSKTIVGENHGLSIA